In a single window of the Helicobacter sp. MIT 99-5507 genome:
- the hemE gene encoding uroporphyrinogen decarboxylase → MIFIDACKRKETPYTPIWLMRQAGRYLSEYKEVRAKVGDFLDLCRNVEFASKVTLQPIDILDCDAAILFSDILVVPLEMGLGLDFVKNEGPKFRQCIRNENDMKILQNEAYKKLSYVYDTISLTRSKLSKDKALIGFCGAPWTLATYMIEGQGSKTYTHSKKMLYSNPNLLHKILQSLSDELKLYLESQIKAGVNAVMIFDSWAGALERDAYFAFGFKYINDIAKYIKSKYPQIPIIVFPKGVGGFLGAFKNIETNFDVFGIDWGIDLEYAKNILGQNFVLQGNLEPCRIYDFDAMECGVDNIIKIMGKQSGHIFNLGHGMLPDLPRENAIKLIQMVREKSKR, encoded by the coding sequence ATGATTTTTATTGATGCATGTAAAAGAAAAGAGACACCATATACTCCAATTTGGCTTATGAGGCAAGCTGGACGATATCTAAGCGAATATAAAGAAGTGCGTGCAAAAGTCGGTGATTTTTTAGATTTGTGTAGAAATGTAGAATTTGCAAGCAAAGTAACGCTTCAGCCTATTGATATTTTGGATTGCGATGCAGCAATTTTATTTAGTGATATTTTAGTTGTTCCACTTGAAATGGGCTTAGGGCTTGATTTTGTAAAAAATGAAGGTCCAAAATTTAGACAATGTATAAGAAATGAAAATGATATGAAAATATTACAAAATGAGGCATATAAAAAGCTTTCATATGTATATGATACGATTTCTTTAACTAGGTCAAAATTATCTAAAGATAAGGCACTTATTGGATTTTGTGGTGCACCTTGGACGCTTGCTACATATATGATTGAAGGTCAAGGTAGCAAAACTTATACACATTCTAAAAAAATGCTATATTCAAATCCAAATCTATTACATAAAATCTTACAATCCCTAAGTGATGAATTAAAATTATATTTAGAATCTCAAATCAAAGCTGGTGTAAATGCTGTGATGATATTTGATTCATGGGCTGGAGCATTAGAGAGGGATGCATATTTTGCTTTTGGTTTTAAATATATAAATGATATTGCAAAATATATAAAATCAAAATATCCACAGATTCCAATTATTGTATTTCCAAAGGGTGTTGGTGGATTTTTAGGTGCATTTAAAAATATAGAAACTAATTTTGATGTATTTGGTATTGATTGGGGTATTGATTTAGAATATGCTAAAAATATTTTAGGACAAAATTTTGTATTACAAGGGAATCTAGAGCCTTGTAGAATCTATGATTTTGATGCGATGGAGTGTGGGGTAGATAATATAATAAAAATTATGGGCAAACAAAGCGGACATATTTTTAATCTTGGGCATGGAATGCTTCCTGATTTACCAAGAGAAAATGCTATAAAATTAATTCAAATGGTAAGAGAAAAATCAAAACGATAA
- a CDS encoding Rod binding protein yields the protein MQINTAIYDKPVQNINSNSDDIKLREQTDSFEALILKIVLDTSLNMENHLYPKEAGNEIYQSMYKDSISQSLSGSFGYSDLLFNYLKELQENQKD from the coding sequence ATGCAAATAAATACAGCAATCTATGATAAACCTGTGCAAAATATCAATTCAAATTCTGATGATATAAAGCTAAGAGAACAAACAGATTCATTTGAAGCATTGATATTAAAAATAGTGCTTGATACATCACTAAATATGGAAAATCATCTATATCCAAAAGAAGCAGGAAATGAAATATATCAATCAATGTATAAAGATAGCATTTCACAAAGTTTAAGCGGCTCTTTTGGGTATAGTGATTTATTGTTTAATTATTTAAAAGAATTGCAAGAAAATCAAAAAGACTAA
- a CDS encoding PAS domain-containing sensor histidine kinase encodes MDSFEDIFKSISSNIHTKDQKEHILSILDEFINQTYKAEKEFNDLKEVFSLVLESIPNPIWVINEDNSYFYYNSYAKKIDDILKKYPQELNECEILFEKEYYLMQRSKKHNKTLITATNITNEKRKERLASMGQISAHLAHEIRNPIGAIALMLSSLSKNIDSKHSIYILEMKKALWRVERLINTTLLFCKGVKAISQKYDSSLIKSNIEDSVVYFEYSKNIDFIYDIRVDSIWCDLELLELLLQNLISNAIEAIEECDEIENGIIKIEFFIKDNKQILKVYDNGVLASDIDNLFEAFKTTKIKGNGLGLAFCKQIAEAHNGIITYNDKGKKYFLVSLGL; translated from the coding sequence ATGGATAGCTTTGAAGATATTTTTAAATCTATTTCATCAAATATACATACAAAAGACCAAAAAGAACATATACTAAGTATTTTAGATGAATTTATCAATCAAACTTACAAAGCAGAAAAAGAATTTAATGATCTAAAAGAAGTCTTTAGCTTAGTATTAGAATCTATTCCAAATCCAATATGGGTGATAAATGAAGATAACAGCTATTTTTACTATAACTCATATGCAAAAAAAATTGATGATATATTAAAAAAATATCCACAAGAATTAAATGAATGTGAGATTCTATTTGAAAAAGAATATTATCTCATGCAAAGAAGCAAAAAACACAACAAAACACTAATCACAGCTACAAATATAACAAATGAAAAAAGAAAAGAGCGACTTGCTTCAATGGGGCAAATATCAGCTCATCTTGCGCATGAGATTAGAAATCCAATAGGTGCTATTGCTTTGATGCTCTCAAGTTTATCTAAAAATATAGATTCTAAACATAGTATATATATTTTAGAGATGAAAAAAGCACTATGGAGGGTAGAGCGGCTTATAAATACTACATTATTATTTTGTAAAGGTGTAAAAGCTATAAGTCAAAAATATGATAGCTCTCTTATAAAATCTAATATTGAAGATTCTGTAGTTTATTTTGAATATAGCAAAAATATCGATTTTATCTATGATATAAGAGTAGATAGTATTTGGTGTGATTTGGAACTATTAGAATTATTATTGCAGAATCTAATATCAAATGCGATTGAAGCGATAGAAGAATGCGATGAAATAGAAAATGGCATCATAAAAATAGAATTTTTCATAAAAGATAATAAACAGATTCTAAAAGTATATGACAATGGAGTATTAGCAAGCGATATTGATAATCTCTTTGAGGCATTTAAAACTACAAAGATTAAAGGAAATGGCTTAGGTTTGGCATTTTGTAAGCAAATTGCGGAAGCCCACAATGGAATTATTACCTATAATGATAAAGGTAAAAAGTATTTTTTAGTTTCACTAGGTTTATAG